From one Desulfomicrobium macestii genomic stretch:
- a CDS encoding glycosyltransferase, producing the protein MIKIAYVVGGLPFGGVENWLFDVALRMKNSGTYSCKIFNVSGTGLKLPEFYAAGLDVINIGKKNSAASSHRLDTAFKLRKELKKYSPDIIHTMHNSGDYFGRISSVGLSKPVLTHIHNTKKEKKISRIFSNKILSFFTTAYISVSHAVDRIVDSDHNLFKRKKFVLHNGIDTSRLDFEPHDLHAMYGLSGKIIIGIGRYVEQKNFEGLIGALKILVDSGKDVSLVLVGEGSKRDLYESMISDMGLEGRVILTGYRTDVGAFLRGSDILAMPSLFEGFGNVHLEAMYCGIPAVVSRVVPSLEVCLEASLVCDFSGESIASQLSVLLDDPDLHQKLADAGRRIVDGYTIERCMDRLFSIYAKTLREYQA; encoded by the coding sequence ATGATCAAGATTGCGTATGTTGTTGGCGGACTGCCTTTTGGTGGCGTTGAAAATTGGCTTTTCGACGTGGCCTTGAGAATGAAAAATTCAGGGACGTATTCATGTAAAATCTTCAACGTTTCCGGAACAGGCTTGAAATTGCCTGAATTTTACGCTGCCGGTCTGGATGTGATAAATATCGGCAAAAAAAATTCCGCGGCATCTTCACATCGGCTTGATACTGCTTTTAAGCTCAGAAAAGAACTGAAGAAGTATTCACCGGATATTATTCATACCATGCATAATAGCGGTGATTATTTTGGAAGAATTTCATCTGTAGGTCTTTCTAAGCCTGTTTTGACGCATATACATAATACAAAAAAAGAAAAAAAAATAAGTAGAATATTTTCGAATAAAATTTTATCTTTTTTTACAACTGCGTATATATCTGTTTCTCATGCTGTAGACCGTATTGTAGATTCTGATCATAATTTGTTCAAAAGAAAAAAGTTTGTTTTGCATAATGGAATAGACACGTCTCGCCTTGATTTTGAGCCGCACGACTTGCATGCGATGTATGGGTTAAGTGGGAAAATCATAATTGGTATTGGAAGATATGTTGAGCAAAAGAATTTTGAAGGTCTCATTGGGGCTCTGAAGATTCTTGTTGATTCCGGAAAAGACGTTTCCCTGGTTCTGGTTGGTGAAGGGAGCAAGCGCGATCTCTACGAATCGATGATTTCAGACATGGGTTTGGAGGGCCGGGTCATCCTGACGGGATACAGAACGGATGTGGGGGCATTTTTACGAGGGTCGGATATTCTTGCCATGCCGTCTCTTTTTGAAGGTTTCGGGAATGTGCATCTTGAAGCAATGTATTGCGGAATTCCTGCCGTTGTATCCCGAGTAGTACCTTCGCTTGAAGTGTGCTTGGAAGCATCGCTTGTCTGTGATTTTTCCGGGGAAAGCATCGCGTCACAGCTTTCTGTCTTGCTTGACGATCCTGATTTGCATCAGAAGTTGGCGGATGCGGGGCGCAGGATCGTGGATGGATATACGATTGAGCGTTGCATGGATCGGCTTTTTTCCATCTATGCCAAAACGCTTCGTGAATATCAGGCCTGA
- a CDS encoding substrate-binding periplasmic protein, producing the protein MKWRLAGVLPLMVLFLACSAHAEPLDLSTLEWPPFVGRDLLEQGTTSARVRSICAEAGLEPRLSFLPWKRVLMEARAGNTQGYFPEYRSVAREEEFYFSKPVGCSVVGLVHKSGVTLDWTRLEDLAAYRLGVVDGYVNTEEFDRLVDMGILYPVKCNSDKQALRMIEAGRIDAAVMDRAVFRHLSGKMEPSHGPPPLVFAEKILAVHSLHVCFPRTPAGKSLVERFDRAIVSGGLELICASSSECSP; encoded by the coding sequence ATGAAGTGGCGCTTGGCGGGCGTGTTGCCGCTCATGGTTCTTTTTCTCGCGTGTTCCGCGCACGCGGAGCCGCTCGATTTGAGCACACTTGAATGGCCCCCATTCGTTGGCCGGGATCTTTTGGAGCAGGGAACAACCAGCGCCCGCGTGCGCAGCATCTGCGCCGAAGCAGGGCTGGAGCCCCGCTTGTCCTTCCTGCCCTGGAAGCGGGTGCTCATGGAGGCTCGTGCCGGGAATACCCAGGGCTATTTTCCCGAATATCGGTCGGTGGCCAGGGAAGAGGAATTTTACTTCTCGAAGCCAGTGGGGTGCAGTGTGGTGGGGTTGGTGCACAAAAGTGGCGTGACGCTGGACTGGACCCGGCTGGAGGATCTGGCCGCCTACAGGCTCGGCGTCGTGGACGGATATGTGAACACCGAGGAATTCGACCGTCTTGTGGACATGGGCATCCTGTATCCCGTAAAATGCAATTCCGATAAGCAGGCCCTGCGCATGATCGAGGCCGGACGCATCGATGCGGCCGTCATGGACCGGGCCGTGTTCCGGCATCTTTCAGGCAAGATGGAACCGTCGCACGGGCCGCCTCCGCTGGTCTTCGCTGAAAAAATCCTGGCCGTGCATTCGTTGCATGTCTGTTTTCCCCGGACTCCCGCCGGAAAGTCGCTGGTGGAGCGCTTTGACCGCGCAATCGTGTCCGGCGGGCTTGAGCTGATTTGCGCCTCCTCGTCCGAGTGCAGTCCCTGA
- a CDS encoding holo-[acyl-carrier-protein] synthase has translation MIIGVGVDIAELERIARSYSRFGDKFSSRILTPVEMALVPSVAIPFLASRFAAKEAAVKALGTGFSGGITFQDIEIRSDGLGKPLIFFHNQAELRCRALGVRTAHITLSHSRENAVAMVILEG, from the coding sequence ATGATTATCGGAGTGGGTGTCGACATTGCGGAGCTGGAGAGGATCGCGCGTTCGTATTCACGATTCGGCGACAAATTCAGCTCAAGAATTCTGACTCCGGTGGAGATGGCCCTGGTTCCTTCCGTGGCGATCCCTTTTCTGGCCTCCCGCTTCGCGGCCAAGGAGGCGGCGGTCAAGGCGCTGGGCACGGGGTTCAGCGGCGGGATAACGTTCCAGGATATCGAGATTCGTTCCGATGGGCTCGGCAAGCCGTTGATTTTTTTTCACAACCAGGCCGAACTCAGATGCCGGGCCCTGGGCGTTCGGACTGCGCACATCACCCTGTCCCACAGCCGCGAAAACGCCGTGGCCATGGTCATTCTCGAAGGATGA
- a CDS encoding DUF748 domain-containing protein: MATIIESWKKLTWWQKSLFVTTVCVALYAAIGFLLLPRIASYVLAEKLSPALSRKVSVGEIRINPFAMTADISDFAISEKDGSGEFVAFDALHANLELSSIPRLALVVREARLDGPRIHIRLDQDGQTNFADLTDAPESTQPKDSSEPMLLPIIVEPFTLGNGTLVLEDQARGVTHVVDRIQFNLPQFSSRKKDWETFMTPTLSFRVNGAPFNLEGQTTPFSDSLKTDFDLNVIDLALPQYWVYAMARENLKLAGGFLNLESKLSFEQHEDTLPTFSLQGTITGRDIELTDDGEPVLSAARTEIVIDDISILNLKLGLHSVVLERPFARIVRKRDGSLNWMHYFVPDESREAHAAKNGTFPDAALAGNATVAMAEAENATHTASAGQTLIVEANNATAQEIPEIDNATVARRETAKTLLLQVPKIRLTDGRVLFLDETTSFTKDIESLDLTITDLDTSLNATSVAGLRMRTADGESIDSNATFSVLPFRVQARIEARELDIPSYEPYFRDALPLTLANARADADVRFAIDGEDKAPRLEDSSLEIRDLSLKAAEGAGEIRLGRAALDKIFLDMASRDVRTGVFTLEGGTVSTALDKEGRARLIAALQGAPAKKAQGATPKSDSKATAWAIAMDGASVTGLDLTTPDKDAPTPIKVESLQVGPVDIDTGARSVGIGPVEIGLEVALLRQENGDINLAKLFAPAQNGAPKAAAPARTSAPAWAVTVEQFSLAGTRVSLTDKTLAKPVRLDMDRIAFVAKKPSTDLGRSVPVTLSCRVEETGTIKASGEIVPATMTTRGTLDLSGIPLSLASAYVADVAAIDIPAGRLGGKLEWLMGGKTGDRISGSLRVSGLRVTEGRSRTELFGFKTLDVSRLNLQLSPLALNIASVDLTEPRGGFVIDAQGKTSLDRIAPTTRKKAPAKPASKSEGLTALEIGTVNIKQGRFSFADKSLSPQFESVISPLDLTVTGFSLDPAKRTQLDLTAIIDGSAPITAKGWVSPLKTPVEANSTVTLRNLDLVGLSSYSSKFIAYPVTRGQLDWEMNVRTEASKLAMGNAIKARQLELGDKVESPDAADVPIKLGLALLRDMSGNITINLPVKGDLSDPKFSIGSIVMQAFLGLIVKAIASPFSLLASLVPDGGGEDLNRLPFPPGLSAPAPEALQNMQALADILAQRPGIKISILGHSDPAADRQALANLQFMRKLQVIKFDDLPRREREKTKLEEIEITDEEYPEILWEAYKEEPVEKEKGAFGMHKEVSREEQEAKLRELISITDGDLVRLAATRAEFVKNHLVQELGVDAGRIFLGKTGPQALSGAHEATVEIQP, translated from the coding sequence ATGGCAACCATAATCGAATCCTGGAAAAAACTGACGTGGTGGCAAAAGTCGCTTTTCGTGACAACTGTTTGCGTGGCCCTTTACGCCGCAATCGGATTCCTTCTGCTCCCGCGCATCGCGAGCTACGTACTTGCCGAGAAACTTTCTCCGGCCTTGAGCCGTAAGGTCAGCGTCGGGGAAATTCGCATCAATCCTTTTGCCATGACCGCGGACATCTCCGATTTCGCCATCAGCGAAAAAGACGGCAGCGGTGAGTTTGTCGCCTTCGACGCGCTGCACGCCAACCTGGAACTCAGTTCCATCCCGCGTCTGGCTCTGGTCGTCCGCGAGGCGCGCCTCGATGGTCCGCGCATTCATATTCGCCTCGACCAGGATGGGCAAACCAATTTTGCGGATCTCACCGACGCGCCCGAATCGACACAGCCCAAGGACTCTTCGGAGCCCATGTTGCTGCCGATCATTGTCGAACCCTTCACGCTTGGCAACGGCACGCTGGTTCTCGAAGACCAGGCCAGGGGCGTGACCCATGTCGTGGACCGGATCCAGTTCAATCTGCCCCAGTTCTCATCGCGCAAGAAGGACTGGGAAACCTTCATGACGCCGACCCTGTCCTTTCGGGTCAATGGAGCGCCTTTCAACCTCGAAGGGCAGACAACCCCCTTTTCCGACTCCCTCAAAACCGACTTCGATCTGAACGTCATCGACTTGGCGCTGCCCCAATACTGGGTGTATGCCATGGCCCGCGAGAATCTCAAGCTCGCCGGGGGTTTCCTCAATCTGGAGAGCAAACTCTCCTTCGAACAGCACGAGGACACCCTGCCCACCTTCTCCTTGCAGGGAACCATCACAGGGCGCGACATCGAATTGACCGACGACGGAGAGCCGGTGCTTTCCGCCGCCAGGACCGAGATCGTCATTGATGACATCTCCATCCTGAACCTCAAGCTCGGCCTGCATTCCGTGGTCCTGGAGCGGCCCTTTGCGCGGATCGTGCGCAAGAGGGACGGAAGCCTGAACTGGATGCACTATTTCGTGCCTGACGAGAGCAGGGAGGCTCACGCCGCAAAAAACGGCACGTTCCCGGACGCGGCCTTGGCCGGGAACGCCACGGTCGCCATGGCCGAGGCTGAAAATGCCACGCATACGGCAAGCGCGGGCCAGACCCTTATTGTCGAGGCGAATAACGCGACCGCGCAGGAAATCCCGGAGATCGACAACGCCACGGTCGCCAGACGCGAAACCGCCAAAACCCTGCTTTTACAGGTCCCCAAGATCCGCCTGACGGACGGACGGGTCCTCTTCCTGGACGAGACCACCTCTTTCACCAAGGACATCGAGTCCCTGGATCTGACCATCACGGATCTCGACACCTCGCTCAACGCAACCTCCGTGGCCGGTCTGCGGATGCGCACGGCCGACGGGGAGTCCATCGATTCCAATGCGACTTTTTCCGTCTTACCTTTCCGCGTACAGGCCCGTATCGAGGCCCGCGAATTGGATATTCCCTCATACGAGCCCTATTTCAGGGATGCGCTTCCACTGACTCTGGCCAATGCCAGGGCCGACGCCGACGTCCGCTTTGCCATCGATGGAGAGGACAAGGCGCCGCGCCTTGAAGATTCGTCTCTTGAAATTCGCGATCTGAGCCTGAAGGCGGCGGAAGGAGCCGGGGAAATAAGGCTCGGCCGGGCGGCCCTGGACAAGATATTCCTCGACATGGCCAGCCGGGATGTTCGCACCGGCGTGTTCACCCTTGAAGGGGGCACTGTCTCCACCGCGCTGGACAAAGAGGGCCGCGCCCGGCTCATCGCCGCGCTGCAGGGCGCACCCGCCAAAAAGGCGCAGGGCGCCACGCCAAAATCAGACTCCAAAGCCACGGCCTGGGCCATCGCCATGGATGGAGCATCCGTAACGGGCCTGGACCTGACAACCCCGGACAAGGACGCCCCCACCCCCATCAAGGTTGAATCCCTGCAGGTCGGACCTGTGGACATCGACACCGGCGCGAGGTCCGTCGGCATCGGCCCTGTCGAAATTGGTCTTGAAGTGGCCCTCCTCCGCCAGGAAAACGGCGACATCAACCTCGCGAAGCTCTTCGCGCCCGCGCAGAATGGCGCCCCCAAGGCCGCCGCTCCCGCCAGGACGTCGGCACCCGCCTGGGCCGTGACCGTGGAGCAATTCTCCCTGGCCGGGACCAGGGTCTCGCTGACGGACAAGACCCTGGCCAAACCCGTGCGGCTGGACATGGACCGGATCGCCTTTGTGGCCAAGAAACCGTCCACCGACCTCGGCAGGTCCGTCCCCGTCACCCTGTCCTGTCGGGTGGAGGAAACAGGCACCATCAAGGCCTCGGGCGAAATCGTCCCGGCCACCATGACCACCCGGGGAACCCTCGATTTGTCCGGGATTCCCCTGTCCCTGGCTTCGGCTTATGTAGCGGACGTAGCCGCCATCGACATTCCGGCCGGCAGACTGGGCGGCAAACTGGAATGGCTCATGGGCGGCAAGACCGGAGACCGGATATCCGGCTCCCTGCGCGTCAGCGGGCTGCGGGTCACCGAAGGCCGTTCGCGGACCGAACTGTTCGGTTTCAAGACCCTGGACGTAAGCAGGCTCAACCTGCAACTTTCGCCACTGGCCCTGAATATCGCGAGTGTGGATCTGACCGAACCGCGCGGCGGCTTTGTCATCGACGCTCAGGGCAAGACCAGCCTGGATCGTATAGCACCGACCACCCGGAAAAAGGCGCCCGCTAAACCGGCATCCAAATCCGAAGGGCTCACGGCGCTGGAAATTGGCACCGTAAATATCAAGCAAGGCCGCTTCTCATTTGCCGATAAATCCCTTTCACCGCAGTTCGAATCCGTCATCTCACCGCTGGATTTGACCGTGACGGGTTTTTCCCTGGACCCGGCGAAGCGCACGCAGCTGGACCTGACGGCCATCATCGACGGCTCCGCGCCCATCACCGCCAAGGGGTGGGTCTCACCGCTCAAGACTCCCGTGGAAGCAAACAGCACCGTGACCCTGCGTAATCTGGATCTGGTCGGGCTGTCGTCCTATTCCTCGAAATTCATAGCCTATCCCGTAACGCGCGGACAGCTGGATTGGGAAATGAACGTGCGCACCGAAGCCAGCAAGCTAGCCATGGGCAATGCCATCAAGGCCCGCCAGCTCGAACTGGGCGACAAGGTCGAATCCCCGGACGCCGCCGACGTGCCGATCAAGCTGGGGCTCGCCCTGCTCAGGGACATGTCCGGCAACATCACCATCAACCTGCCCGTCAAGGGTGACCTGAGCGACCCGAAGTTCAGCATCGGCAGCATTGTCATGCAAGCCTTCCTGGGCCTCATCGTCAAGGCCATCGCCTCTCCCTTCTCCCTGCTGGCCAGCCTCGTCCCCGACGGCGGCGGCGAGGATTTGAACAGGCTCCCCTTCCCGCCAGGCCTGTCCGCGCCCGCGCCCGAAGCCCTGCAGAACATGCAGGCCCTGGCCGACATCCTGGCGCAGCGCCCGGGTATCAAGATCTCCATTCTCGGGCACTCGGATCCCGCCGCCGACAGACAGGCCCTGGCCAACCTGCAGTTCATGCGCAAGCTGCAGGTCATCAAATTCGATGATCTGCCCCGCAGGGAACGTGAAAAAACCAAGCTGGAGGAGATTGAGATCACGGATGAGGAATACCCGGAAATACTCTGGGAGGCCTACAAGGAAGAGCCCGTGGAAAAGGAAAAGGGCGCCTTCGGCATGCACAAGGAAGTCTCCCGCGAGGAGCAGGAAGCCAAGCTCAGGGAGCTGATCAGCATCACCGACGGCGATCTTGTGCGACTGGCCGCCACCCGGGCGGAGTTCGTAAAGAATCATCTCGTGCAGGAGCTTGGAGTGGATGCCGGACGTATCTTTCTGGGCAAGACCGGCCCCCAGGCCCTGTCCGGCGCGCATGAGGCGACGGTGGAAATTCAGCCATGA